From a region of the Helianthus annuus cultivar XRQ/B chromosome 5, HanXRQr2.0-SUNRISE, whole genome shotgun sequence genome:
- the LOC110942198 gene encoding uncharacterized protein LOC110942198, whose amino-acid sequence MDQRMEEMKFMGFSSIISHSFKTIFTWKKTFSLITLTLILPLTLIFIAHMQFSYFFYDQIEPNPFQLFLGAFDSYKSYYNQNTTTADDWRSYFLFKFITLAIITILCVLSTACIVYTIASDYTGREVTYTKSMKVVPKVWKRLTLTLLCMYLSLFAYALIASVAIFVCSSVVTQGPGNVFMLIYGIIYIYWFLYLSIILQIASVVSVLESSYGIKAMIKAMDLMNGKRKTALAVSYVLYQFLVCVVYVYMAFVVYNNAGLSPVWRVAIGIICGLLFVVIFLLFVASETVLYLVCKLHHGETIDPTSLSTYLSSYLSDSRPVFRTGEDIQLGRPQNQLVSHV is encoded by the coding sequence ATGGATCAAAGAATGGAAGAGATGAAGTTCATGGGATTCTCAAGCATCATCTCTCACTCCTTCAAAACAATCTTCACATGGAAAAAAACTTTCTCCCTAATCACCCTCACTCTAATCCTCCCTCTCACACTCATCTTCATTGCTCACATGCAATTCTCATACTTCTTCTATGATCAAATCGAACCCAACCCATTCCAACTGTTCCTAGGCGCATTCGACAGTTACAAATCATATTACAACCAGAATACCACCACCGCAGACGACTGGCGCAGCTACTTCCTCTTCAAATTCATCACTCTAGCCATCATCACCATCTTATGTGTTCTATCCACCGCATGCATCGTCTACACGATCGCATCGGATTACACAGGGCGTGAAGTCACCTACACTAAGTCCATGAAGGTTGTACCAAAGGTTTGGAAGCGACTCACACTTACTCTCCTTTGTATGTACCTTTCGTTATTCGCCTACGCTTTGATTGCTTCAGTAGCTATCTTTGTATGTAGTTCCGTGGTTACTCAAGGGCCAGGCAATGTGTTTATGTTAATCTATGGAATCATTTATATCTATTGGTTCTTGTATTTGAGTATCATCTTGCAGATCGCTTCGGTGGTGAGTGTATTAGAAAGTTCATATGGGATAAAGGCAATGATCAAAGCAATGGATCTAATGAATGGGAAAAGGAAAACCGCGTTAGCGGTTTCCTATGTGTTGTATCAGTTTTTGGTATGTGTAGTGTATGTGTATATGGCGTTTGTTGTGTACAACAACGCGGGTTTGAGTCCTGTGTGGCGTGTGGCGATAGGGATCATATGTGGGCTTTTGTTTGTGGTCATCTTCTTGCTATTTGTAGCGAGTGAAACGGTGCTTTATTTGGTGTGTAAGTTGCATCATGGTGAGACTATTGATCCGACGAGTTTGTCGACGTATTTGAGTTCTTATTTGAGCGATTCGCGACCAGTTTTTAGAACTGGTGAAGATATTCAACTTGGAAGGCCTCAAAATCAACTAGTGTCTCATGTTTAA